The Tenacibaculum jejuense genome includes a window with the following:
- a CDS encoding helix-turn-helix domain-containing protein, whose amino-acid sequence MNRIKEILKEKGISQTWLAEKMDKSYPTINEYARNKRQPSLEDLFKIAEILSVDVKDLIQSTDNETNAR is encoded by the coding sequence ATGAACCGAATAAAGGAAATTTTAAAAGAAAAAGGAATTAGTCAAACCTGGCTTGCGGAAAAGATGGACAAAAGTTATCCGACAATTAATGAATACGCAAGAAACAAAAGGCAACCAAGTTTAGAAGACCTTTTTAAAATTGCGGAAATACTTTCCGTTGATGTTAAAGACCTAATTCAAAGTACAGACAACGAGACGAATGCTAGATAA
- a CDS encoding FEKKY domain-containing protein, which translates to MQYWYNVKLELTISKVLFFIGFMSVGLYSLAKDWRNFLTKTMIGAFGICFVLNLHLWTEYYKSLQKQKRLTEYYELDTCEKMKNRFSIDLKKGELKYFHFGIGSIIGMDEILGSKYNIEYYSMGCILRSEMECYNKLIDKHLKKKFNKSISDIQKETDFYKLTESE; encoded by the coding sequence ATGCAATATTGGTACAATGTAAAATTGGAATTGACAATTTCAAAGGTTTTATTTTTCATAGGTTTTATGAGTGTTGGACTTTATTCCCTCGCTAAAGATTGGCGGAATTTCTTGACAAAAACAATGATTGGCGCATTTGGAATCTGTTTTGTTTTAAATTTACATTTATGGACTGAATATTATAAATCTTTACAAAAACAAAAGAGACTTACTGAATATTATGAATTAGATACTTGTGAAAAAATGAAAAATAGATTCTCTATTGACTTAAAAAAGGGTGAATTAAAATACTTTCATTTTGGTATTGGCTCTATTATAGGAATGGATGAAATTTTGGGATCGAAATATAATATTGAATACTATTCAATGGGTTGCATTTTAAGGTCAGAAATGGAATGTTATAATAAACTAATAGATAAACACCTAAAAAAGAAATTCAACAAATCTATATCTGATATTCAAAAAGAAACTGATTTTTATAAATTAACTGAATCTGAATAA
- a CDS encoding GNAT family N-acetyltransferase: protein MITLKTLSKKDIFPFYDWINDDDVIKYSLSLFRKINTEKEIENWYSELLKNEKDITLGIFLESTNELIGYAGICDISETNKSGEYYIFIGEKKLWGKGIGTKVTEQILKIGFVDKKLNRIMLTVSEPNIGGLKAYEKSGFKIEGRLREASFRDNGFHDKLIMSILKSEWKERKTTANKT from the coding sequence ATGATTACATTAAAAACATTATCAAAGAAAGACATTTTTCCATTCTATGACTGGATTAATGATGATGATGTAATTAAATATTCTTTGTCACTATTTAGAAAAATCAATACCGAAAAGGAAATTGAAAATTGGTATTCAGAATTACTTAAAAATGAAAAAGATATTACCCTGGGTATATTTTTAGAATCAACTAATGAATTAATTGGATATGCTGGTATTTGTGATATTTCAGAGACAAATAAATCTGGTGAGTATTATATTTTCATTGGTGAAAAGAAATTATGGGGAAAGGGAATCGGAACAAAAGTTACTGAACAGATTTTGAAAATAGGATTTGTAGACAAAAAATTAAACAGAATAATGCTAACAGTATCTGAACCTAATATTGGCGGATTGAAAGCATATGAAAAGTCTGGATTTAAAATTGAAGGACGATTAAGAGAAGCATCTTTCCGAGATAATGGATTTCACGATAAATTGATTATGTCTATATTGAAATCGGAATGGAAAGAAAGAAAAACTACTGCCAACAAAACCTAA
- a CDS encoding outer membrane protein assembly factor BamB family protein, with protein sequence MEKSYPTTNNFKFDIISPKLKPIDCFNIPISFLPYSNCLLLVDNDMVFISTDAGVVSVDLNKKQTVWEMKVEATIRGQMLLLDNVLLIQCENHLYAINPINGELLWKFYYPRFYSFLTTPVIKNNIVYLRHRKAITGIDLKTGKKKYKATTKYTQKDDWPGETYAGMSILGNRLYTQTGNKKEKYFLESCDIETGELASPIEIPFACDDYFFRDGLQVNNLFFFVSSCEAHRRIKTEFTNSRLFCILDLLTGKMTYHRLGGGRAKECSNIVHHLGKVYFCIHKSGLASESGCIYVYDIEKGSEPEILTTDCTAKFLAVSKNSLFAVEEMNICFKEYDFDGNQLNSFFADKDNAFYKWSNIVAKEDKTYISYIDENDEIKLLILGD encoded by the coding sequence ATGGAAAAAAGTTATCCAACTACCAATAATTTTAAGTTTGATATTATCTCACCCAAATTGAAACCCATCGATTGTTTTAATATTCCTATTTCCTTTTTACCTTATAGTAATTGCTTATTACTGGTAGATAACGATATGGTATTTATTTCGACTGACGCAGGAGTAGTATCTGTTGATCTGAATAAGAAGCAGACCGTTTGGGAAATGAAAGTTGAAGCAACAATTAGAGGGCAAATGTTATTGCTCGATAATGTTTTACTTATTCAATGCGAAAATCACTTATATGCAATAAATCCAATAAATGGAGAATTGCTCTGGAAGTTCTATTATCCCAGATTTTATTCATTTTTGACCACACCTGTCATCAAGAACAATATTGTTTACCTTCGCCATCGTAAAGCAATTACTGGAATTGATTTAAAAACAGGGAAGAAAAAGTATAAGGCTACTACTAAATATACACAAAAGGATGATTGGCCGGGAGAAACATATGCTGGCATGAGTATTCTAGGCAATAGGTTGTATACACAGACAGGCAATAAGAAAGAAAAATACTTTTTAGAGAGTTGTGACATAGAGACTGGGGAATTAGCTTCTCCAATAGAAATTCCTTTTGCTTGTGATGATTATTTTTTTCGTGACGGACTTCAAGTAAACAATCTTTTTTTCTTTGTAAGTTCATGCGAAGCCCACAGAAGAATTAAAACTGAATTTACCAACTCTCGCCTATTTTGCATCTTGGACTTGCTTACGGGAAAAATGACTTATCACCGACTAGGGGGTGGTCGTGCAAAAGAATGCTCAAACATCGTTCATCACCTTGGTAAAGTATATTTCTGTATTCACAAATCAGGTCTTGCTAGCGAAAGCGGATGCATCTATGTTTATGATATAGAAAAAGGTTCAGAACCTGAGATTCTTACTACAGATTGTACCGCAAAATTTTTAGCTGTTAGTAAAAATTCTCTCTTTGCCGTCGAAGAGATGAATATCTGCTTTAAGGAATATGACTTTGATGGAAATCAATTAAACAGCTTTTTTGCCGATAAGGATAATGCTTTTTACAAATGGTCAAATATAGTTGCAAAAGAGGACAAAACATATATTTCATATATTGATGAAAATGATGAAATCAAATTGTTGATTTTAGGAGATTAA
- a CDS encoding tetratricopeptide repeat protein encodes MGIFDIFKSDSNSKNPSIDLTDFKFLSDDHTRIQSGHQTNANNKGAWRGIRVKTSDNKIFYVTMYNMDGNHPVWGDNIQMAEKQMKMLEETNERIVLRGFGKDAMGSSFADYGLTLYKSNNKIDKVSLHMHDRNIDIVYEKAENKEQSTKLDNFTEKDSFKGFIQRFSSMTMTDKMQIAMQTDTVNNKGATAYNNGDIELAIKSFNQALQIMPINDDALINLARCYTRIEDYEKSIEPLHKLHILNTDNKGKIIAYSLLMHLLEDFDSDGGAVSPSTLISFIQENFGFSTNDSEIKSIMSKINEPYNRDILVYMIGGLGLGMGSGESPYMTSDGTTKSVIRDEIKDVLNWN; translated from the coding sequence ATGGGAATTTTTGACATTTTTAAATCAGATTCAAATAGTAAAAATCCATCAATTGATTTGACAGATTTTAAATTTCTATCGGATGACCATACTCGAATACAAAGCGGACATCAGACAAATGCTAATAATAAAGGAGCTTGGAGAGGAATAAGAGTAAAAACTTCTGACAATAAAATTTTCTATGTAACAATGTACAATATGGATGGAAATCACCCAGTTTGGGGAGATAACATTCAAATGGCTGAAAAACAAATGAAAATGTTAGAGGAAACTAACGAAAGAATAGTTTTAAGAGGCTTTGGGAAAGATGCAATGGGTTCTTCTTTTGCCGACTATGGATTAACTCTTTACAAGAGTAATAATAAAATTGATAAAGTTTCTTTGCATATGCACGATAGGAATATTGACATTGTTTATGAAAAAGCAGAGAACAAAGAGCAATCAACCAAACTAGATAACTTTACTGAAAAAGACAGTTTCAAAGGATTTATTCAAAGATTCAGCTCAATGACAATGACTGATAAAATGCAAATTGCAATGCAAACAGATACAGTCAATAACAAAGGAGCAACAGCATACAATAATGGTGATATAGAATTGGCAATAAAAAGCTTTAACCAAGCCTTACAAATAATGCCGATTAATGATGACGCATTAATAAATCTAGCAAGATGCTACACTAGAATTGAAGATTATGAAAAAAGTATCGAGCCTTTACATAAATTACACATTTTAAATACGGATAACAAAGGCAAAATAATTGCTTACAGTTTATTAATGCACTTGCTTGAAGACTTTGATTCTGATGGAGGAGCAGTAAGCCCCTCAACTTTAATTAGTTTCATTCAAGAAAATTTTGGATTTTCAACTAATGACTCTGAAATTAAAAGCATAATGAGCAAAATAAATGAACCATATAATCGAGATATTTTGGTTTATATGATTGGTGGTTTAGGATTGGGTATGGGTTCGGGAGAAAGTCCATATATGACTTCAGATGGAACGACAAAATCCGTAATCCGTGATGAAATTAAAGATGTACTAAATTGGAACTAA
- the xerA gene encoding site-specific tyrosine recombinase/integron integrase: protein MKVKTIVILKGITHKNESQIAIQFPYDTKIIHLIKTIKGATWSRSLKTWYLLQSKDNLNTLIKLLRENNISVRNLIQLPHQSKKIDKTIPETYEKTLKRKRYSKNTIKVYTSFLHQFIHFLDPKTIEEASDNDVRNFQDHLIHKRKVAISTQNQAINAIKFYFEQILQKDRKTYYIERPKKPKQLPKVLSENQIFAILKHSDNLKHKFILALLYSSGLRISELLSLRKEDILYDKNLIFVRSGKGNKDRVTIFAEHMKKLHHLYLDEFKPNYWLIEGINRKQYSSSSVSKILKRAALKAGITQNVTPHMLRHSFATHMLEQGIDLRYIQNILGHGSSKTTEIYTRVSSKSLAKIKSPLDTFLDNKEL from the coding sequence ATGAAAGTTAAAACTATTGTAATCCTGAAAGGAATTACTCATAAAAACGAATCACAGATTGCGATTCAATTTCCGTACGATACTAAAATCATCCATTTAATAAAAACTATAAAAGGTGCTACTTGGAGCAGAAGTTTAAAAACATGGTATTTATTACAATCAAAAGATAACTTAAATACTCTCATTAAATTATTACGAGAAAATAATATTTCCGTAAGAAATTTGATTCAACTTCCTCATCAATCAAAAAAAATAGACAAAACAATTCCTGAAACTTACGAAAAAACTTTAAAGAGAAAGAGATACAGTAAGAACACCATTAAAGTTTACACTTCTTTTTTACATCAATTTATTCATTTTCTTGATCCTAAAACTATTGAAGAAGCATCAGACAATGATGTTCGTAATTTTCAAGATCATTTAATCCATAAAAGAAAGGTTGCTATCAGCACTCAGAATCAAGCTATAAATGCTATTAAATTTTATTTTGAACAAATTTTACAAAAAGATCGAAAAACATATTACATAGAACGACCTAAAAAACCAAAACAATTGCCTAAAGTATTAAGTGAAAATCAAATTTTTGCCATACTTAAACATTCTGATAATTTGAAACATAAGTTCATTCTAGCCCTACTTTATTCTTCTGGGCTACGAATAAGTGAATTATTGAGTTTAAGAAAAGAGGATATTTTATATGACAAAAATCTTATATTTGTTAGGTCTGGAAAAGGAAACAAAGATAGGGTCACAATTTTTGCTGAGCATATGAAAAAATTGCATCACTTGTATTTAGATGAATTTAAACCTAATTATTGGCTGATTGAAGGAATTAACAGAAAACAATATAGCAGCTCTAGTGTTTCTAAAATTTTAAAAAGAGCAGCTTTAAAAGCAGGAATAACACAAAATGTTACGCCTCATATGTTACGCCACTCTTTTGCTACTCATATGTTAGAACAAGGTATTGATTTAAGATATATTCAAAATATTTTAGGTCATGGTAGCAGTAAGACCACTGAGATTTATACACGAGTTTCTAGTAAATCTCTTGCAAAAATCAAAAGTCCGTTAGACACATTTTTAGACAATAAAGAACTATAA
- a CDS encoding 2-oxoglutarate dehydrogenase E1 component: MDKFSFLNAAHIGFISELYEQYQKNPDAVEPSWRSFFQGYDLANENYSLTDEEEIEIPEEVRKEFLVIDLINGYRTRGHLFTKTNPVRERRKYTPTLDLANFGLTDQDLNTVFNAGQILGIGPQTLSVIVKHLQNIYCDSIGVEYMYIRNPEEIKWWQDRLNKNDNHPSYNSEEKKYILSKLNQASTFESFLQTKYVGQKRFSVEGGETLIPGISVALRDAAEKYGVQECVLGMAHRGRLNTLVNIFKKPVRDLFSEFEGKDFEDETIDGDVKYHLGLTLSKSYRGGQEMKMNLVPNPSHLETVDAVAEGIVRAKVDLDYDGDDAKILPILVHGDAAIAGQGIVYEVVQMAQLNGYKTGGTIHVVVNNQVGFTTNYLDARSSTYCTDVAKVTLSPVLHVNADDAEAVCHAMQIAVEYRAKFKKDVFIDLLGYRKYGHNEGDEPSFTQPKLYQLIKKHKNAKEIYVAKLLEEGAITKDYVKQITDEFKEHLEAEFTESKKKTTSKIQDFMPDVWDGFVRKQLEDMLQPTDTTYSVEALKDIAKVISSTPGGHKFVRKAERILKGRADMVFEKNELDWGTAENLAYGTLLEEGYNVRISGEDVERGTFSHRHAIMRDENTLERVNLLNTNPKNKGELTIFNSHLSEYGVLGFDYGYAMAAPNTLTIWEAQFGDFANGAQIVFDQYISSAEDKWKLQNGLVMLLPHGYEGQGPEHSSARIERFLQSSSTDNWTIANCSTPANMYHILRRQMKRDFRKPLVVFTPKSLLRLPAAVSTIEELAEGTFQEVIDDTIDTAKVKKMVFCTGKFYYDLLAERNELGREDVALVRIEQLFPLHNDKIKEVMDKYPNIESYVWAQEEPKNMGAWSHMLERFEHARLECVSDAYRAAPAAGSKKRSEERHKAIIDKVFDK, translated from the coding sequence ATGGACAAGTTTTCGTTCTTAAATGCAGCACACATTGGTTTTATTTCAGAATTGTATGAACAATATCAGAAAAACCCAGATGCTGTTGAACCAAGTTGGAGAAGTTTTTTCCAAGGATATGATTTAGCAAACGAGAATTACTCGTTAACTGATGAAGAAGAGATAGAGATTCCCGAAGAAGTTCGTAAAGAGTTTCTAGTAATCGATTTAATAAATGGATATCGTACCAGAGGACACCTGTTCACTAAAACGAATCCAGTTAGAGAGCGTAGAAAATATACGCCAACTCTAGATTTAGCGAATTTCGGATTGACCGATCAAGATCTAAATACGGTTTTTAATGCCGGACAAATTTTAGGTATTGGTCCACAAACTTTATCTGTAATTGTTAAACATTTACAAAACATCTACTGTGATAGTATTGGTGTGGAGTATATGTACATCAGAAATCCAGAAGAGATTAAATGGTGGCAAGATCGTTTGAATAAAAACGACAATCACCCAAGTTATAATTCAGAAGAAAAGAAATATATCTTATCTAAATTAAATCAAGCCTCTACTTTCGAAAGTTTTTTACAAACAAAATACGTAGGTCAGAAACGATTCTCTGTTGAAGGAGGAGAAACGTTAATTCCAGGTATTAGTGTGGCACTTCGTGATGCCGCTGAAAAATATGGCGTTCAAGAATGTGTTTTAGGTATGGCTCACCGTGGTCGTTTAAATACATTAGTGAATATCTTTAAAAAACCTGTTCGTGATTTATTTAGTGAGTTTGAAGGTAAAGATTTCGAAGATGAAACTATCGATGGAGATGTAAAGTATCACTTAGGTCTTACGTTAAGTAAATCATATAGAGGTGGTCAAGAAATGAAAATGAACTTAGTTCCAAACCCTTCTCATTTAGAAACTGTAGATGCAGTAGCTGAAGGAATTGTTAGAGCTAAAGTTGATTTAGATTATGATGGCGACGATGCTAAAATTCTTCCAATTTTAGTACATGGTGATGCCGCAATCGCAGGTCAAGGTATTGTATACGAAGTTGTGCAAATGGCACAATTAAACGGATATAAAACGGGTGGAACAATTCACGTTGTAGTAAATAACCAAGTTGGTTTTACAACAAATTATTTAGATGCTCGTTCTAGTACATATTGTACAGATGTTGCAAAAGTAACATTGTCTCCTGTTTTACATGTAAATGCAGATGATGCAGAAGCTGTTTGTCATGCTATGCAAATTGCTGTGGAATATAGAGCAAAATTCAAAAAAGATGTATTTATTGATTTATTAGGATACCGTAAATATGGTCATAACGAAGGTGATGAACCAAGTTTTACGCAGCCTAAATTATATCAATTAATCAAGAAGCATAAAAATGCGAAAGAAATTTACGTAGCAAAGTTATTAGAAGAAGGAGCGATAACTAAAGATTACGTAAAACAAATTACAGACGAATTCAAAGAACATTTAGAGGCCGAGTTTACAGAATCAAAAAAGAAAACAACTTCAAAGATTCAAGATTTTATGCCAGATGTTTGGGATGGATTCGTACGTAAGCAATTAGAAGATATGTTACAACCAACAGATACAACGTATTCTGTTGAAGCATTAAAAGATATTGCAAAAGTAATTTCATCTACACCAGGCGGACATAAGTTTGTTCGTAAAGCTGAGCGTATTTTAAAAGGACGTGCAGATATGGTGTTTGAAAAGAATGAGTTAGATTGGGGTACTGCTGAAAATTTAGCTTATGGAACTTTATTAGAAGAAGGTTATAATGTTCGTATTTCTGGGGAAGATGTAGAAAGAGGAACATTCTCTCACCGTCATGCAATCATGCGTGATGAAAATACTTTAGAGCGTGTAAACTTATTAAACACAAACCCTAAGAATAAAGGAGAGTTAACAATTTTCAACTCTCATTTATCTGAATACGGAGTTTTAGGTTTCGATTACGGTTATGCAATGGCTGCACCAAATACGTTAACAATTTGGGAAGCACAGTTTGGTGATTTTGCCAACGGAGCACAAATCGTTTTCGATCAATATATTTCTTCAGCAGAAGATAAGTGGAAGTTACAGAACGGATTAGTAATGTTACTGCCTCATGGATATGAAGGTCAAGGACCAGAACATTCATCAGCAAGAATAGAACGTTTCTTACAATCGTCTTCTACAGATAACTGGACAATCGCAAATTGTTCTACGCCAGCAAATATGTATCACATTTTACGTCGTCAGATGAAACGTGATTTTAGAAAACCCCTAGTGGTATTCACTCCTAAAAGTTTATTACGTTTACCAGCGGCAGTAAGTACAATTGAAGAATTAGCTGAAGGAACTTTCCAAGAAGTAATCGATGATACAATCGATACGGCCAAAGTGAAGAAAATGGTATTCTGTACAGGTAAATTTTATTACGATTTATTAGCTGAACGTAATGAATTAGGTAGAGAAGATGTTGCTTTAGTTCGTATTGAGCAATTATTCCCATTACATAACGACAAAATCAAAGAAGTTATGGATAAGTATCCAAATATTGAGAGTTATGTTTGGGCACAGGAAGAACCTAAAAACATGGGAGCTTGGTCGCACATGTTAGAGCGTTTTGAGCATGCAAGATTAGAGTGCGTTTCAGATGCATATAGAGCTGCTCCAGCTGCAGGTTCTAAAAAGCGTTCAGAAGAGCGTCACAAAGCAATAATCGACAAAGTTTTTGATAAATAA
- the odhB gene encoding 2-oxoglutarate dehydrogenase complex dihydrolipoyllysine-residue succinyltransferase: protein MSVLEMKVPSPGESITEVEIATWLVEDGDYVEKDQPIAEVDSDKATLELPAEESGIITLKAEEGDAVAVGAVVCHIDMSAAKPEGGEEKKEAPKTEEKKEAPKAEPAKETYATGTASPAAKKILAEKGISAATVKGTGKDGRVTKEDAVQAVPSMGTPGMGARGSERKKLSMLRRKVAERLVSVKNETAMLTTFNEVNMKPIFDLRNEYKEAFKAKHGVGLGFMSFFTLACVRALQMYPAVNSMIDGKEMVSFDFQDVSIAVSGPKGLMVPVIRNAENLTFRGVESEVKRLAIRAREGQITVDEMTGGTFTITNGGVFGSMLSTPIINPPQSAILGMHNIVNRPVAENGEVVIRPIMYVALSYDHRIIDGKESVGFLVAVKEALENPVELLMNGDIKKALEM from the coding sequence ATGAGTGTTTTAGAAATGAAAGTTCCTTCTCCGGGGGAATCAATTACAGAAGTAGAAATAGCAACTTGGTTAGTTGAAGATGGTGATTATGTAGAAAAAGATCAACCAATTGCAGAAGTTGATTCTGACAAAGCTACGTTAGAATTACCTGCGGAAGAAAGCGGAATTATCACTTTAAAAGCAGAGGAAGGAGATGCAGTAGCAGTTGGTGCTGTGGTATGTCATATTGATATGAGTGCTGCAAAACCAGAAGGAGGAGAAGAGAAGAAAGAAGCTCCAAAAACTGAAGAGAAAAAAGAGGCTCCAAAAGCTGAACCAGCTAAGGAAACTTATGCAACAGGTACAGCTTCTCCAGCAGCTAAGAAAATTTTAGCTGAAAAAGGAATTAGCGCAGCTACTGTTAAAGGAACAGGAAAAGACGGAAGAGTTACTAAAGAAGATGCAGTACAAGCCGTTCCATCTATGGGAACTCCAGGAATGGGAGCTCGTGGTTCTGAACGTAAGAAATTATCGATGTTACGTAGAAAAGTAGCAGAGCGTTTAGTTTCTGTAAAGAATGAAACAGCTATGTTAACTACGTTTAACGAAGTTAATATGAAGCCAATTTTCGATTTACGTAACGAATATAAAGAGGCTTTTAAAGCGAAGCACGGAGTAGGTTTAGGATTCATGAGTTTCTTTACATTAGCTTGTGTGAGAGCATTACAAATGTATCCAGCTGTAAACTCTATGATCGATGGTAAAGAAATGGTTTCTTTCGATTTTCAAGATGTTTCTATTGCAGTATCTGGACCAAAAGGTTTAATGGTTCCTGTAATTAGAAATGCTGAAAATTTAACGTTTAGAGGTGTTGAAAGCGAAGTAAAGCGTTTAGCGATCAGAGCTCGTGAAGGTCAAATTACTGTTGATGAAATGACAGGTGGTACATTTACAATTACAAACGGTGGTGTATTTGGATCTATGTTATCTACACCAATTATTAATCCTCCACAAAGTGCAATCTTAGGAATGCATAACATTGTGAACAGACCAGTTGCAGAAAACGGAGAAGTTGTTATTCGTCCGATTATGTATGTAGCTTTATCTTACGATCACAGAATTATTGATGGTAAAGAATCTGTAGGTTTCCTTGTTGCTGTTAAAGAGGCTTTAGAGAACCCTGTAGAATTATTAATGAATGGAGATATAAAGAAAGCTTTAGAAATGTAA
- a CDS encoding DUF2225 domain-containing protein → MNTLINISMRKFFVYLMLLLSNVLISQSAVKELDSLKLMLSKQDNGDYAKVNLLNTISYKNYGIAPEEIYNYAEKANLLAKKIGFTKGEARSKYLMGVYYLSKGNFKDAFGAIEKSLQLYKKINESHGESTCYDLMGTISYYQGNYKKAIVHYQKALQLAEELGSKKKQADFINNIGNINLAQGKLDEAIEYYNQVIAIYEELNDKKSILIPLNNIAVIYTRQGKNLEGLACFKKSLEINRKQENKKSIADDLINIGAVYSAIKDYDKAKESYREASKIYEELEDKNGISLCIISMANIYRDLGDQKKSLSYLNKALENYKKVNGKKGTLTSYHNIGTVYFKESDFKNAEKNFQIALNIAESLGEKRIIGMLNIALAKVYFHFKNYSKSFKYASKGEKIVNELSLLEEQREVNSILAKLYKSKGDYKTALEHHILYKKLNDSLFNKENIKKIAELEYEYKYKEQLQSANYKELQLTQEVERTALALAKSKQNLLIGIIIFLLVSVVLGGIILYQKLKNIKSVNENILMEQKLLRSQMTPHFIFNCLSVLQGVILNREIKNAVKYLSRFSKLLRITLENSRDKMVPLKKELEALQHYVMVQSLGVEKPFDYTIHKAEEVQEEEVLVPPMLIQPFVENALEHAFEEEQTDRKINVNLEYKDNQLVCVILDNGIGIASKKQSNILLKKSLATTITKDRLKMLSKEFKVDSSISIKDRREINEQGTEVTLKLPYKKIAND, encoded by the coding sequence ATGAATACTTTGATAAACATCAGTATGAGAAAGTTTTTCGTGTACTTAATGTTGCTTTTGAGTAATGTGTTAATTTCTCAGTCTGCTGTAAAAGAGCTAGATAGTTTAAAGTTAATGTTGTCAAAGCAAGATAATGGAGACTATGCTAAAGTTAATTTGCTGAATACCATTTCATATAAGAATTATGGTATAGCACCAGAAGAAATATATAATTACGCAGAAAAAGCGAATCTTTTAGCAAAAAAAATAGGGTTTACTAAAGGAGAAGCAAGGAGCAAATATTTAATGGGTGTTTATTACTTATCAAAAGGTAATTTTAAAGATGCTTTTGGCGCAATTGAGAAATCCCTTCAACTGTATAAAAAAATTAATGAATCTCATGGAGAATCTACGTGTTATGATTTGATGGGAACTATAAGTTACTATCAAGGGAATTATAAAAAGGCTATTGTACATTATCAGAAAGCACTTCAACTTGCTGAAGAATTAGGGTCTAAGAAAAAGCAAGCAGATTTCATAAATAATATTGGGAACATAAACTTAGCTCAAGGAAAATTAGATGAAGCAATTGAATATTACAATCAAGTGATCGCTATTTATGAAGAATTGAATGATAAAAAATCAATACTTATTCCATTAAATAATATTGCAGTTATTTATACTAGACAAGGTAAGAATTTAGAAGGTTTAGCGTGTTTTAAAAAGAGCCTTGAGATTAATAGAAAACAAGAAAATAAAAAGAGTATAGCCGATGATTTAATAAATATAGGAGCAGTATATTCTGCTATTAAAGATTATGATAAAGCGAAAGAGTCTTATCGTGAAGCTTCTAAAATCTATGAAGAATTAGAGGATAAAAACGGAATTTCTTTGTGCATTATAAGCATGGCTAATATTTATAGAGATTTAGGAGACCAAAAAAAATCATTAAGTTATTTAAATAAAGCTCTTGAAAATTACAAAAAAGTTAATGGTAAAAAAGGAACACTAACTTCTTACCATAATATAGGAACTGTTTATTTCAAAGAATCAGATTTTAAAAATGCAGAAAAAAACTTTCAAATAGCTTTAAACATTGCAGAAAGCTTAGGGGAGAAACGTATTATAGGAATGTTAAATATTGCATTAGCAAAAGTTTATTTTCATTTCAAAAACTACTCTAAATCTTTTAAATATGCTTCTAAAGGAGAAAAAATAGTGAATGAGTTATCATTACTAGAAGAACAAAGAGAAGTTAATTCTATACTAGCCAAGTTATACAAAAGTAAAGGAGATTATAAAACAGCATTAGAGCATCATATACTTTATAAAAAGTTAAATGATAGTCTCTTCAATAAAGAAAATATAAAAAAAATAGCAGAGTTAGAATATGAGTATAAATACAAAGAGCAATTACAATCGGCCAATTATAAAGAATTACAACTTACACAAGAGGTTGAAAGAACAGCTTTAGCTTTAGCAAAATCTAAACAAAATTTGCTCATAGGTATTATTATTTTCTTACTTGTTTCTGTTGTTTTAGGAGGAATCATTTTATATCAAAAATTGAAAAATATAAAATCAGTAAATGAGAACATTTTAATGGAACAGAAGTTACTGCGATCACAAATGACTCCTCATTTTATTTTTAATTGTTTGTCTGTACTCCAAGGCGTAATTTTAAATAGAGAAATCAAAAATGCAGTGAAGTATTTGTCAAGATTTTCCAAATTATTACGAATTACTTTAGAAAACTCTAGAGATAAAATGGTTCCTTTAAAAAAAGAATTAGAAGCTTTACAACATTATGTTATGGTTCAAAGTTTAGGGGTAGAAAAACCTTTCGACTATACAATTCATAAAGCAGAAGAAGTTCAAGAAGAAGAAGTTTTAGTTCCTCCTATGCTTATTCAACCTTTTGTTGAGAATGCTTTAGAACATGCTTTTGAAGAAGAACAAACAGATAGAAAAATTAATGTTAATCTTGAATACAAAGACAACCAATTGGTTTGTGTAATTTTAGATAATGGAATTGGTATAGCTTCAAAAAAGCAATCAAATATTTTGTTAAAGAAATCATTAGCAACAACCATAACTAAAGATAGATTAAAAATGCTTTCAAAGGAATTTAAAGTAGATTCGAGTATTAGCATTAAAGATAGAAGAGAGATTAATGAACAAGGAACAGAAGTCACATTAAAACTACCATATAAGAAAATTGCAAATGATTAA